TCATCGATTACAAGAATGTTTTTCTTGGCCATTCTTTTCCCACTCCTTTCGCGTTGAATTAATTCTTTTCGCTAAATCCAGAAGGTATCTTTTTCTCTTTTGCGCTGAGTATTTATCTGTAAGAAACTCAATTGCTTGTTCTCGAGTCATGTTCGCAATACTGAATTGCATAACGGATTCTTTCAAACTCTCGAAATCACCTTTTACACCTCTGACATTCAAAAGGTCTCTGAGTTCAGCTTCGATCTTTCTGAGCTCATTAAAATCTTCCATCGGTAGTGTTCCAAAGGGTGTGCCGGGTTTAGGTATAAGAGGATTCAAGCTGGCTATTACTTGTGAATATCCCATCTTTTTTGCATCTAATATCAGTTTAACTATTTCCTTTCTGTCTTCTGGTGATTCAAAGACCGCTCCGTATATATAATACAACTTGATATGCTTGAAACCCACCTTGACACCCATTTCAAGAGTCCTATAGATGTGTTCTTCTGAAATCCCCTTGGAAAATAGATTTCTGATTCTCTGACTTCCTCCTTCAGGTGCAATAGTAAATTGAGTCTGACCAGAATTCTTTAATAAAAGTAGCAGCTCCTCTGAAAGGGCATCGAGCCTCAAAGAGGAAACGCTTATACCCAGCTTTTCCTTGTTAAAATAATCTACCACATCCTTTAACCATGGATAATCGGTAACGGTGGCTGCTATGAGTCCGATGTTATTGACACGGGTCTTGATACTGTCTACTACCCTTTTTAACTCTTCAAAGGGAAGATATCTATCTTTGCCAAAAGTATAACCGGCAACACAGAATTTACAAGCTCTTTTGCAACCTCTTCCGATTTCAAGGAGAAATCGTGAACCAAAAGCCGCTTTGTTCGTTACAAATACGCTTTTGGACAATTCATTTGATATCGCAGGAGAGAAAGCTTCACCCCTGACAGCATGAGGATCTTCCTTCAAAGCTCTAATTATTTCATCGCGTTTTTCCTTACCTGTCAAAGACCCCAAGATCGATAAAAAATCCGTTGTCAAATCACCAGAATGAACCACATCACCAAGCAAACCCAACAAAGTGTTGGAAAAATAAGTCAACGCACCTCCGATGACCACCACCGGATGATAACTATTTCTTTGCTCATTAAACAGCGGTATTTTGTAGCTAAGCAATATATCAATCAGATTTAATACATCAAGTTCAAAATGCACTGAAAACGCCCATATGCGAAACTCATCAAGGGGCTTAAAAGATTCGAGTGAATAAAACTTCTTGAACGCCCTATTGTAAAAGAACCTCTCACACCGCACGTTGGGTAAACTGTTAAACTTTTCGTACAGGTGGTGAAACGATAGACTCGCACTGGCTACTTCATAGTCATTTGGATAAATCAACGCGATCTCGAGTGAACCATTCAAATCAACCTTTTCAAGAAAAAGTTCAGTTTCCTTGAAAGCCAGGACTTTATTGAATTCCCGCCATGTTTCTGAATTCCTAGGCTTTCTCACTAAGTTTCCTCCCGATACTTTCAAGGCTTATCTTTCGTCTTATGAGTTTGAACTCGGCTACAACGGAATGACCCTGTTCAACCGTTCCTTCAAATATCACATTTCTTCCATTAACAGTAGTCGTAAATTCGAGATTCACATATCGTTTTACCAACGCAACATCTTTGTGCTCTAGCTGAATGAATGTAACCACAAATACTTCAGATTCTGATTCAAATGGGCTCAAGATTTCTCGTGAAGCTATCAATAATAACTTTTGTATGCCACTAGTTGACAGGAGGTTCAGCCCCTCAATATCAGGCCGTTCCTTCCATAAAAGTTCCGGGTCTTCTGTCTCTAGTAATGCAGAAAAACTTCGTCCATTCAGTTCTTCTAGTTTCATGCCTCTTCCCTCTTATGTTCATTGGATTCTTCTTTAGTACTTTGCTCTACTTCTATTTCGGGTTCACGATAGTAGTTTCCATCTTCAACCAGTTCAAGTATTTCTGCCAGTTCTTTTCCAGTGAGGGTTTCTTTCTCCATAAGATACTCAGCGGCTTTATCGAGTTTGTCTCTGAACTTCACAATAATCTCCTTTGCCCTATCATACGCATCAAGAATTATTTTCTTCACTTCGTTGTCAATTTCACTCGCAATTTCTTCGCTATAATTCCGCATCCGAGTGAGCTCACGGCCAAGAAATACTTCACTTTCCTCACGTCCCCAGGCTATGGGACCAAGTCTCTCACTCATCCCAAGACGGCAAACCATCGCTCGGGCGATGGTTGTTGCCTTGTCCAGATCGTTTGCAGCACCGGTGGTTATTTCACC
This genomic interval from Kosmotoga pacifica contains the following:
- a CDS encoding thioesterase, FlK family, yielding MKLEELNGRSFSALLETEDPELLWKERPDIEGLNLLSTSGIQKLLLIASREILSPFESESEVFVVTFIQLEHKDVALVKRYVNLEFTTTVNGRNVIFEGTVEQGHSVVAEFKLIRRKISLESIGRKLSEKA
- a CDS encoding B12-binding domain-containing radical SAM protein — translated: MRKPRNSETWREFNKVLAFKETELFLEKVDLNGSLEIALIYPNDYEVASASLSFHHLYEKFNSLPNVRCERFFYNRAFKKFYSLESFKPLDEFRIWAFSVHFELDVLNLIDILLSYKIPLFNEQRNSYHPVVVIGGALTYFSNTLLGLLGDVVHSGDLTTDFLSILGSLTGKEKRDEIIRALKEDPHAVRGEAFSPAISNELSKSVFVTNKAAFGSRFLLEIGRGCKRACKFCVAGYTFGKDRYLPFEELKRVVDSIKTRVNNIGLIAATVTDYPWLKDVVDYFNKEKLGISVSSLRLDALSEELLLLLKNSGQTQFTIAPEGGSQRIRNLFSKGISEEHIYRTLEMGVKVGFKHIKLYYIYGAVFESPEDRKEIVKLILDAKKMGYSQVIASLNPLIPKPGTPFGTLPMEDFNELRKIEAELRDLLNVRGVKGDFESLKESVMQFSIANMTREQAIEFLTDKYSAQKRKRYLLDLAKRINSTRKEWEKNGQEKHSCNR